A stretch of the Lolium perenne isolate Kyuss_39 chromosome 3, Kyuss_2.0, whole genome shotgun sequence genome encodes the following:
- the LOC127342879 gene encoding uncharacterized protein — translation MRQSSQMLPLRAILLVSLAMVVVSPATAGVTEDKCKCLMCVCDVDPHPLPPAVPARHPPPSEPEPKPEPKPEPEPEPEPEPEPIPTPKYYPPPTEAEPRPVYYPPTTKPEPTPVYYYTPPAEAGYYLTPPAGQYGYPWSNTYETPGQLYPQYYPSSAHRSMSSQLLASFVLAAGVLSLLTCRA, via the coding sequence ATGAGACAATCAAGCCAAATGTTGCCTCTGCGGGCGATCCTCCTCGTGTCCCtggcgatggtggtggtgtcccCTGCAACGGCCGGAGTGACCGAGGACAAGTGCAAGTGCCTCATGTGCGTCTGCGACGTGGATCCGCACCCGCTCCCGCCGGCGGTGCCGGCGCGCCACCCGCCGCCGTCCGAGCCGGAGCCAAAACCGGAGCCTAAGCCCGAgcccgagccggagccggagccggagccagagCCAATTCCGACGCCGAAGTACTACCCGCCGCCGACGGAGGCTGAGCCGAGGCCAGTGTACTACCCGCCGACGACGAAGCCTGAGCCGACGCCGGTGTACTACTACACTCCGCCGGCGGAGGCCGGGTACTACCTTACACCGCCGGCTGGGCAGTACGGGTACCCGTGGAGCAACACGTACGAGACGCCGGGGCAGTTGTACCCGCAGTACTACCCGTCCAGCGCCCACCGGAGCATGTCCTCTCAGCTCCTCGCCTCCTTCGTCTTGGCAGCAGGGGTACTGTCACTGCTTACGTGCCGCGCCTAG
- the LOC127342878 gene encoding uncharacterized protein, with the protein MAPTAALLLVSAVAILLAPAASAATSEVPPATPCAAAIVSFSPCLAHVALVEPPALPAPAPTAACCAAFLRAVSAGDGEGGGGEGCFCYLLRDPLLLGFPVDLARLGALLPTCASANASPATTVEAETLFADKCRELKSLPEMHFAPPSPPPTPPAPSAPKLSPATVEEPASPPQEMEEHSTSTPVTPADRSGSDALCACRVFLVALVFAAAVLITLQF; encoded by the exons ATGGCCCCCAccgccgccctcctcctcgtCTCCGCCGTCGCCATCCTCCTCGCCCCCGCCGCCTCTGCCGCGACGTCCGAGGTGCCGCCGGCGACGCCGTGCGCGGCGGCCATCGTGTCCTTCTCGCCGTGCCTGGCGCACGTCGCGCTGGTGGAGCCGCCCGCCCTGCCCGCgcccgcgcccaccgccgcctGCTGCGCGGCGTTCCTGCGGGCCGTCTCCGCCGGGGACGGCGAGGGCGGGGGAGGCGAGGGGTGCTTCTGCTACCTGCTCCGCGAcccgctcctcctcggcttccccgTCGACCTCGCGCGCCTCGGCGCGCTCCTCCCCACCTGCGCCTCCGCCAACGCCTCCCCCGCCACCACCGTCGAGGCCGAAACCCTCTTCGCCGACAAGTGCAGAG AGCTCAAGTCACTGCCTGAGATGCATTTTGCACCTCCATCGCCACCTCCAACTCCACCTGCACCTTCCGCACCAAAACTTTCTCCAG CTACCGTTGAAGAACCAGCGTCCCCGCCCCAGGAGATGGAGGAGCATTCGACATCGACGCCTGTCACGCCAGCTGATCGTTCGGGATCGGATGCCTTGTGTGCCTGCCGGGTTTTCCTTGTGGCGTTGGTCTTCGCAGCAGCAGTCTTGATCACGCTGCAGTTCTGA